Proteins from a genomic interval of Scatophagus argus isolate fScaArg1 chromosome 6, fScaArg1.pri, whole genome shotgun sequence:
- the LOC124060571 gene encoding calcium homeostasis endoplasmic reticulum protein isoform X3, whose amino-acid sequence MDITNPPEDQELRNVIDKLAQFVARNGPEFEKMTMEKQKDNPKFSFLFGGEYFSYYKCKLAMEQQQQMYNPGAKDMVDVAPPSVQMIVPPPIPPPAAPAAIDELIQQSQWNLQQQEQHLHTLRQEQVTAAIALAMEQQTQKLLVETQLDITEFDNLLQPIIDTCTKDAISAGKNWMFNNAKTAQHCELMTSHLRNRITADGAHFELRLHLIYLTNDVLHHCQRKQQKDLLAALQKVVVPIYCTSFLAVEEEKQQKITRLLQLWEKNGYFDEETIQQLQNPALGLGQYQASLITEYAAVVQPIQLAFQQQIQSLKTQHEEFVASLKQPQPAPVTQLATPAEPEKALPMTTKAGDSKPPMSGPPPGDFDGASSRAQDPSNTSGPTDMPSNKPAWYDPQHMGPWNPNQPPPFDPNQPPPPCPPWNSHEGMWNDQRDPGNWSGGPPREGGPWSGPGGSDPGPPSWNSYEQQPPWGNQPDQPPWGQRDPPFPPRMQRPPHFRGPFPPHQQPPPFNQPPPPPHNFGRFPPRFMQDDFPPRHHYDRPPYTPHRFDYAQGDYPGDMPGPPPHHHPNQRLPPPVMAADHPPWGGGQHPDFGPPPHGFNGHSPHMRHRQHPVQDDPSLVPNVPYFDLPAGLMAPLVKLEDCDYKPLDPKDIRLPPPMPPSDRLLAAVEAFYSPPSHDRPRNSEGWEQNGLYEFFRAKMRARRKKGQDKRNSGGGGSSSRSHSRSRGRSSSRSSSRSSKSSQSRSRSSRSRSHSRSRSYSRSRSRSRSRSSRSRSRSRSRSRSHSPAKRRRGPKSRSSSPPSTSVLGAPPSKLSTDNRLGEENKGHQLLMKMGWSGSGGLGAKEQGIQDPIKGGDVRDKWDQYKGVGVSLDDPYENYRRNKSYNFVARMKAREEVNREPQEAPSTD is encoded by the exons ATCAAGAACTGAGGAATGTCATTGACAAGCTGGCCCAGTTTGTTGCTCGGAACGGGCCAGAGTTTGAAAAAATGACAATGGAGAAACAGAAGGACAACCCGAAGTTCTCCTTTCTCTTTGGGGGAGAATACTTCAGCTACTACAAGTGCAAGCTTGCTATGGAGCAGCAGCAAC aaatgtacaacCCGGGTGCCAAAGACATGGTTGATGTTGCTCCCCCATCAGTGCAGATGATTGTTCCGCCTCCgattcctcctcctgctgcaccCGCTGCTATTGATGAGCTCATTCAGCAGAGCCAGTGGAATCTacaacagcaggagcagcatctacacacactcagacag GAACAAGTAACTGCAGCCATAGCTCTTGCTATGGAGCAGCAGACCCAAAAACTGCTAGTGGAAACTCAGTTGGACATCACAGAATTTGACAACTTGCTGCAGCCCATCATAGACACCTGCACCAAAGATGCCATCTCT GCTGGAAAGAACTGGATGTTCAACAATGCCAAGACTGCACAGCACTGTGAACTGATGACATCACACCTTCGCAACCGTATCACTGCTGATGGAGCACATTTTGAACTCCGCCTGCATCTTATCTATTTAACCAATGATGTTCTTCATCACTG CCAACGGAAGCAGCAGAAGGATTTGTTGGCAGCGCTACAGAAAGTTGTGGTTCCCATCTACTGCACCAGCTTCCTGGCTGtagaagaggagaagcagcagaagatCACAAGG TTGCTGCAGCTTTGGGAGAAGAATGGGTACTTTGATGAGGAGACCATTCAGCAGCTACAGAATCCAGCACTAGGCCTTGGCCAGTACCAA GCATCTCTGATAACAGAGTATGCTGCAGTGGTGCAGCCAATCCAGCTAGCCTTCCAGCAACAGATCCAGTCTTTGAAGACTCAACACGAAGAGTTTGTTGCCAGCCTGAAGCAACCGCAGCCTGCACCTGTAACACAACTAGCAACCCCTGCTGAGCCTGAAAAGGCTTTACCCATGACCACAAAAGCTG GTGATAGTAAGCCTCCCATGTCAGGTCCTCCTCCAGGGGATTTTGATGGAGCTTCATCCAGAGCACAGGACCCCAGCAACACCAGCGGCCCCACAGATATGCCCTCTAACAAGCCTGCTTGGTATGACCCCCAGCACATGGGCCCTTGGAATCCTAACCAGCCG CCTCCTTTCGATCCAAACCAGCCTCCCCCTCCTTGTCCTCCCTGGAACAGCCATGAGGGGATGTGGAATGACCAGAGGGACCCAGGTAACTGGAGCGGAGGTCCACCTAGAGAAGGAGGTCCCTGGAGCGGCCCAGGTGGATCTGACCCAGGCCCTCCATCTTGGAACTCATATGAGCAGCAGCCGCCATGGGGTAACCAGCCTGACCAGCCCCCGTGGGGCCAGAGGGACCCCCCTTTTCCTCCACGCATGCAG AGACCTCCTCATTTCAGAGGACCTTTCCCTCCCCACCAGCAACCGCCTCCTTTCAACCAACCCCCGCCACCACCACACAATTTTGGCCGCTTCCCCCCTCGCTTTATGCAGGATGACTTTCCTCCCAGACACCATTATGATAGGCCGCCGTACACCCCACACCGCTTTGACTACGCTCAGGGAGATTATCCTGGAG ACATGCCAGGTCCTCCTCCCCATCACCATCCCAATCAGAGGCTCCCTCCCCCAGTTATGGCGGCCGATCATCCTCCTTGGGGTGGAGGCCAGCACCCGGATTTTGGCCCACCCCCACACGGCTTCAATGGCCATTCACCCCACATGCGTCATCGGCAGCATCCAGTCCAAGATGATCCTAGTCTGGTGCCCAACGTACCCTACTTTGACCTTCCAGCTGGTCTCATGGCTCCGCTAGTCAAA CTTGAGGACTGTGATTATAAACCTCTGGATCCTAAAGACATCCGGCTGCCCCCTCCCATGCCACCTAGTGATCGGCTGTTAGCTGCCGTAGAAGCTTTCTACAGCCCTCCATCCCATGATCGGCCTAGAAACAG TGAAGGCTGGGAGCAGAATGGCCTGTATGAGTTCTTCAGGGCCAAGATGAGAGCCAGAAGAAAAAAGGGACAGGATAAGCGCAACAG TGGTGGTGGAGGCAGTTCGTCCAGGAGTCACTCTCGCAGCAGAGGGAGGTCTTCGTCTCGTTCCAGCTCTCGCTCCTCAAAGTCCTCCCAGTCACGGTCCCGCTCATCTCGATCCCGCTCCCACAGCCGCTCTCGCTCCTACTCACGATCAAG GTCCAGGAGTAGATCCAGGTCATCTCGGAGTCGCTCTCGCTCCAGATCTAGGTCCCGTTCACATTCGCCTGCCAAGAGACGGCGTGGCCCCAAATCCCGGAGCTCCTCCCCTCC CTCCACATCAGTGTTGGGTGCCCCTCCCTCAAAGCTGTCTACAGATAACAGGCTAGGAGAAGAGAACAAGGGCCATCAGCTGCTAATGAAGATGG GCTGGAGTGGTTCAGGTGGTTTGGGGGCCAAAGAACAGGGCATCCAAGACCCCATCAAAGGAGGAGATGTCAGGGATAAGTGGGACCAGTATAAAGGTGTGGGGGTGTCACTTGATGATCCTTATGAGAACTACCGCAGGAACAAGAGCTACAACTTTGTCGCCCGCATGAAGGCACGAGAGGAAG TTAATCGGGAACCTCAGGAGGCCCCTTCAACTGACTGA
- the LOC124060571 gene encoding calcium homeostasis endoplasmic reticulum protein isoform X1 — protein MDITNPPEDQELRNVIDKLAQFVARNGPEFEKMTMEKQKDNPKFSFLFGGEYFSYYKCKLAMEQQQHPSTHDGEEYKSEEMYNPGAKDMVDVAPPSVQMIVPPPIPPPAAPAAIDELIQQSQWNLQQQEQHLHTLRQEQVTAAIALAMEQQTQKLLVETQLDITEFDNLLQPIIDTCTKDAISAGKNWMFNNAKTAQHCELMTSHLRNRITADGAHFELRLHLIYLTNDVLHHCQRKQQKDLLAALQKVVVPIYCTSFLAVEEEKQQKITRLLQLWEKNGYFDEETIQQLQNPALGLGQYQASLITEYAAVVQPIQLAFQQQIQSLKTQHEEFVASLKQPQPAPVTQLATPAEPEKALPMTTKAGDSKPPMSGPPPGDFDGASSRAQDPSNTSGPTDMPSNKPAWYDPQHMGPWNPNQPPPFDPNQPPPPCPPWNSHEGMWNDQRDPGNWSGGPPREGGPWSGPGGSDPGPPSWNSYEQQPPWGNQPDQPPWGQRDPPFPPRMQRPPHFRGPFPPHQQPPPFNQPPPPPHNFGRFPPRFMQDDFPPRHHYDRPPYTPHRFDYAQGDYPGDMPGPPPHHHPNQRLPPPVMAADHPPWGGGQHPDFGPPPHGFNGHSPHMRHRQHPVQDDPSLVPNVPYFDLPAGLMAPLVKLEDCDYKPLDPKDIRLPPPMPPSDRLLAAVEAFYSPPSHDRPRNSEGWEQNGLYEFFRAKMRARRKKGQDKRNSGGGGSSSRSHSRSRGRSSSRSSSRSSKSSQSRSRSSRSRSHSRSRSYSRSRSRSRSRSSRSRSRSRSRSRSHSPAKRRRGPKSRSSSPPSTSVLGAPPSKLSTDNRLGEENKGHQLLMKMGWSGSGGLGAKEQGIQDPIKGGDVRDKWDQYKGVGVSLDDPYENYRRNKSYNFVARMKAREEVNREPQEAPSTD, from the exons ATCAAGAACTGAGGAATGTCATTGACAAGCTGGCCCAGTTTGTTGCTCGGAACGGGCCAGAGTTTGAAAAAATGACAATGGAGAAACAGAAGGACAACCCGAAGTTCTCCTTTCTCTTTGGGGGAGAATACTTCAGCTACTACAAGTGCAAGCTTGCTATGGAGCAGCAGCAAC ATCCCTCTACCCACGATGGGGAGGAGTATAAATCTGAAG aaatgtacaacCCGGGTGCCAAAGACATGGTTGATGTTGCTCCCCCATCAGTGCAGATGATTGTTCCGCCTCCgattcctcctcctgctgcaccCGCTGCTATTGATGAGCTCATTCAGCAGAGCCAGTGGAATCTacaacagcaggagcagcatctacacacactcagacag GAACAAGTAACTGCAGCCATAGCTCTTGCTATGGAGCAGCAGACCCAAAAACTGCTAGTGGAAACTCAGTTGGACATCACAGAATTTGACAACTTGCTGCAGCCCATCATAGACACCTGCACCAAAGATGCCATCTCT GCTGGAAAGAACTGGATGTTCAACAATGCCAAGACTGCACAGCACTGTGAACTGATGACATCACACCTTCGCAACCGTATCACTGCTGATGGAGCACATTTTGAACTCCGCCTGCATCTTATCTATTTAACCAATGATGTTCTTCATCACTG CCAACGGAAGCAGCAGAAGGATTTGTTGGCAGCGCTACAGAAAGTTGTGGTTCCCATCTACTGCACCAGCTTCCTGGCTGtagaagaggagaagcagcagaagatCACAAGG TTGCTGCAGCTTTGGGAGAAGAATGGGTACTTTGATGAGGAGACCATTCAGCAGCTACAGAATCCAGCACTAGGCCTTGGCCAGTACCAA GCATCTCTGATAACAGAGTATGCTGCAGTGGTGCAGCCAATCCAGCTAGCCTTCCAGCAACAGATCCAGTCTTTGAAGACTCAACACGAAGAGTTTGTTGCCAGCCTGAAGCAACCGCAGCCTGCACCTGTAACACAACTAGCAACCCCTGCTGAGCCTGAAAAGGCTTTACCCATGACCACAAAAGCTG GTGATAGTAAGCCTCCCATGTCAGGTCCTCCTCCAGGGGATTTTGATGGAGCTTCATCCAGAGCACAGGACCCCAGCAACACCAGCGGCCCCACAGATATGCCCTCTAACAAGCCTGCTTGGTATGACCCCCAGCACATGGGCCCTTGGAATCCTAACCAGCCG CCTCCTTTCGATCCAAACCAGCCTCCCCCTCCTTGTCCTCCCTGGAACAGCCATGAGGGGATGTGGAATGACCAGAGGGACCCAGGTAACTGGAGCGGAGGTCCACCTAGAGAAGGAGGTCCCTGGAGCGGCCCAGGTGGATCTGACCCAGGCCCTCCATCTTGGAACTCATATGAGCAGCAGCCGCCATGGGGTAACCAGCCTGACCAGCCCCCGTGGGGCCAGAGGGACCCCCCTTTTCCTCCACGCATGCAG AGACCTCCTCATTTCAGAGGACCTTTCCCTCCCCACCAGCAACCGCCTCCTTTCAACCAACCCCCGCCACCACCACACAATTTTGGCCGCTTCCCCCCTCGCTTTATGCAGGATGACTTTCCTCCCAGACACCATTATGATAGGCCGCCGTACACCCCACACCGCTTTGACTACGCTCAGGGAGATTATCCTGGAG ACATGCCAGGTCCTCCTCCCCATCACCATCCCAATCAGAGGCTCCCTCCCCCAGTTATGGCGGCCGATCATCCTCCTTGGGGTGGAGGCCAGCACCCGGATTTTGGCCCACCCCCACACGGCTTCAATGGCCATTCACCCCACATGCGTCATCGGCAGCATCCAGTCCAAGATGATCCTAGTCTGGTGCCCAACGTACCCTACTTTGACCTTCCAGCTGGTCTCATGGCTCCGCTAGTCAAA CTTGAGGACTGTGATTATAAACCTCTGGATCCTAAAGACATCCGGCTGCCCCCTCCCATGCCACCTAGTGATCGGCTGTTAGCTGCCGTAGAAGCTTTCTACAGCCCTCCATCCCATGATCGGCCTAGAAACAG TGAAGGCTGGGAGCAGAATGGCCTGTATGAGTTCTTCAGGGCCAAGATGAGAGCCAGAAGAAAAAAGGGACAGGATAAGCGCAACAG TGGTGGTGGAGGCAGTTCGTCCAGGAGTCACTCTCGCAGCAGAGGGAGGTCTTCGTCTCGTTCCAGCTCTCGCTCCTCAAAGTCCTCCCAGTCACGGTCCCGCTCATCTCGATCCCGCTCCCACAGCCGCTCTCGCTCCTACTCACGATCAAG GTCCAGGAGTAGATCCAGGTCATCTCGGAGTCGCTCTCGCTCCAGATCTAGGTCCCGTTCACATTCGCCTGCCAAGAGACGGCGTGGCCCCAAATCCCGGAGCTCCTCCCCTCC CTCCACATCAGTGTTGGGTGCCCCTCCCTCAAAGCTGTCTACAGATAACAGGCTAGGAGAAGAGAACAAGGGCCATCAGCTGCTAATGAAGATGG GCTGGAGTGGTTCAGGTGGTTTGGGGGCCAAAGAACAGGGCATCCAAGACCCCATCAAAGGAGGAGATGTCAGGGATAAGTGGGACCAGTATAAAGGTGTGGGGGTGTCACTTGATGATCCTTATGAGAACTACCGCAGGAACAAGAGCTACAACTTTGTCGCCCGCATGAAGGCACGAGAGGAAG TTAATCGGGAACCTCAGGAGGCCCCTTCAACTGACTGA
- the LOC124060571 gene encoding calcium homeostasis endoplasmic reticulum protein isoform X2, translating into MDITNPPEDQELRNVIDKLAQFVARNGPEFEKMTMEKQKDNPKFSFLFGGEYFSYYKCKLAMEQQQHPSTHDGEEYKSEEMYNPGAKDMVDVAPPSVQMIVPPPIPPPAAPAAIDELIQQSQWNLQQQEQHLHTLRQEQVTAAIALAMEQQTQKLLVETQLDITEFDNLLQPIIDTCTKDAISAGKNWMFNNAKTAQHCELMTSHLRNRITADGAHFELRLHLIYLTNDVLHHCQRKQQKDLLAALQKVVVPIYCTSFLAVEEEKQQKITRLLQLWEKNGYFDEETIQQLQNPALGLGQYQASLITEYAAVVQPIQLAFQQQIQSLKTQHEEFVASLKQPQPAPVTQLATPAEPEKALPMTTKAGPPPGDFDGASSRAQDPSNTSGPTDMPSNKPAWYDPQHMGPWNPNQPPPFDPNQPPPPCPPWNSHEGMWNDQRDPGNWSGGPPREGGPWSGPGGSDPGPPSWNSYEQQPPWGNQPDQPPWGQRDPPFPPRMQRPPHFRGPFPPHQQPPPFNQPPPPPHNFGRFPPRFMQDDFPPRHHYDRPPYTPHRFDYAQGDYPGDMPGPPPHHHPNQRLPPPVMAADHPPWGGGQHPDFGPPPHGFNGHSPHMRHRQHPVQDDPSLVPNVPYFDLPAGLMAPLVKLEDCDYKPLDPKDIRLPPPMPPSDRLLAAVEAFYSPPSHDRPRNSEGWEQNGLYEFFRAKMRARRKKGQDKRNSGGGGSSSRSHSRSRGRSSSRSSSRSSKSSQSRSRSSRSRSHSRSRSYSRSRSRSRSRSSRSRSRSRSRSRSHSPAKRRRGPKSRSSSPPSTSVLGAPPSKLSTDNRLGEENKGHQLLMKMGWSGSGGLGAKEQGIQDPIKGGDVRDKWDQYKGVGVSLDDPYENYRRNKSYNFVARMKAREEVNREPQEAPSTD; encoded by the exons ATCAAGAACTGAGGAATGTCATTGACAAGCTGGCCCAGTTTGTTGCTCGGAACGGGCCAGAGTTTGAAAAAATGACAATGGAGAAACAGAAGGACAACCCGAAGTTCTCCTTTCTCTTTGGGGGAGAATACTTCAGCTACTACAAGTGCAAGCTTGCTATGGAGCAGCAGCAAC ATCCCTCTACCCACGATGGGGAGGAGTATAAATCTGAAG aaatgtacaacCCGGGTGCCAAAGACATGGTTGATGTTGCTCCCCCATCAGTGCAGATGATTGTTCCGCCTCCgattcctcctcctgctgcaccCGCTGCTATTGATGAGCTCATTCAGCAGAGCCAGTGGAATCTacaacagcaggagcagcatctacacacactcagacag GAACAAGTAACTGCAGCCATAGCTCTTGCTATGGAGCAGCAGACCCAAAAACTGCTAGTGGAAACTCAGTTGGACATCACAGAATTTGACAACTTGCTGCAGCCCATCATAGACACCTGCACCAAAGATGCCATCTCT GCTGGAAAGAACTGGATGTTCAACAATGCCAAGACTGCACAGCACTGTGAACTGATGACATCACACCTTCGCAACCGTATCACTGCTGATGGAGCACATTTTGAACTCCGCCTGCATCTTATCTATTTAACCAATGATGTTCTTCATCACTG CCAACGGAAGCAGCAGAAGGATTTGTTGGCAGCGCTACAGAAAGTTGTGGTTCCCATCTACTGCACCAGCTTCCTGGCTGtagaagaggagaagcagcagaagatCACAAGG TTGCTGCAGCTTTGGGAGAAGAATGGGTACTTTGATGAGGAGACCATTCAGCAGCTACAGAATCCAGCACTAGGCCTTGGCCAGTACCAA GCATCTCTGATAACAGAGTATGCTGCAGTGGTGCAGCCAATCCAGCTAGCCTTCCAGCAACAGATCCAGTCTTTGAAGACTCAACACGAAGAGTTTGTTGCCAGCCTGAAGCAACCGCAGCCTGCACCTGTAACACAACTAGCAACCCCTGCTGAGCCTGAAAAGGCTTTACCCATGACCACAAAAGCTG GTCCTCCTCCAGGGGATTTTGATGGAGCTTCATCCAGAGCACAGGACCCCAGCAACACCAGCGGCCCCACAGATATGCCCTCTAACAAGCCTGCTTGGTATGACCCCCAGCACATGGGCCCTTGGAATCCTAACCAGCCG CCTCCTTTCGATCCAAACCAGCCTCCCCCTCCTTGTCCTCCCTGGAACAGCCATGAGGGGATGTGGAATGACCAGAGGGACCCAGGTAACTGGAGCGGAGGTCCACCTAGAGAAGGAGGTCCCTGGAGCGGCCCAGGTGGATCTGACCCAGGCCCTCCATCTTGGAACTCATATGAGCAGCAGCCGCCATGGGGTAACCAGCCTGACCAGCCCCCGTGGGGCCAGAGGGACCCCCCTTTTCCTCCACGCATGCAG AGACCTCCTCATTTCAGAGGACCTTTCCCTCCCCACCAGCAACCGCCTCCTTTCAACCAACCCCCGCCACCACCACACAATTTTGGCCGCTTCCCCCCTCGCTTTATGCAGGATGACTTTCCTCCCAGACACCATTATGATAGGCCGCCGTACACCCCACACCGCTTTGACTACGCTCAGGGAGATTATCCTGGAG ACATGCCAGGTCCTCCTCCCCATCACCATCCCAATCAGAGGCTCCCTCCCCCAGTTATGGCGGCCGATCATCCTCCTTGGGGTGGAGGCCAGCACCCGGATTTTGGCCCACCCCCACACGGCTTCAATGGCCATTCACCCCACATGCGTCATCGGCAGCATCCAGTCCAAGATGATCCTAGTCTGGTGCCCAACGTACCCTACTTTGACCTTCCAGCTGGTCTCATGGCTCCGCTAGTCAAA CTTGAGGACTGTGATTATAAACCTCTGGATCCTAAAGACATCCGGCTGCCCCCTCCCATGCCACCTAGTGATCGGCTGTTAGCTGCCGTAGAAGCTTTCTACAGCCCTCCATCCCATGATCGGCCTAGAAACAG TGAAGGCTGGGAGCAGAATGGCCTGTATGAGTTCTTCAGGGCCAAGATGAGAGCCAGAAGAAAAAAGGGACAGGATAAGCGCAACAG TGGTGGTGGAGGCAGTTCGTCCAGGAGTCACTCTCGCAGCAGAGGGAGGTCTTCGTCTCGTTCCAGCTCTCGCTCCTCAAAGTCCTCCCAGTCACGGTCCCGCTCATCTCGATCCCGCTCCCACAGCCGCTCTCGCTCCTACTCACGATCAAG GTCCAGGAGTAGATCCAGGTCATCTCGGAGTCGCTCTCGCTCCAGATCTAGGTCCCGTTCACATTCGCCTGCCAAGAGACGGCGTGGCCCCAAATCCCGGAGCTCCTCCCCTCC CTCCACATCAGTGTTGGGTGCCCCTCCCTCAAAGCTGTCTACAGATAACAGGCTAGGAGAAGAGAACAAGGGCCATCAGCTGCTAATGAAGATGG GCTGGAGTGGTTCAGGTGGTTTGGGGGCCAAAGAACAGGGCATCCAAGACCCCATCAAAGGAGGAGATGTCAGGGATAAGTGGGACCAGTATAAAGGTGTGGGGGTGTCACTTGATGATCCTTATGAGAACTACCGCAGGAACAAGAGCTACAACTTTGTCGCCCGCATGAAGGCACGAGAGGAAG TTAATCGGGAACCTCAGGAGGCCCCTTCAACTGACTGA